A genomic segment from Saimiri boliviensis isolate mSaiBol1 chromosome 14, mSaiBol1.pri, whole genome shotgun sequence encodes:
- the LOC120360082 gene encoding uncharacterized protein LOC120360082 isoform X2, giving the protein MINDRFRGKEALAKTGGTVLLSLELHHSGLCKFPEAGGKMTTSKEAVTFKDVAVVFTEEELGLLGPAQRRLYRDVMLENFRNLLSVGHQPFNRDTFYFLREEKFWMMDVGTQREGNSGGKIQLEMKTVPEAGPHEGWSWQQIWKEIASNSNRPQNSTINSSQLFEQSDAHSQDEEELAMMHTGQKPSDCGKCKQSFSGVSIFDLSQQIHSAEKSHSCDECGKSFCYISGLHIHQRVHLGEKLFKCDLCGKEFSQRLRLQTHQRVHIGEKPFKCEQCGRGFRCRSALTVHCKLHMGEKHYNCEACGRAFIHDFQLQKHQRIHTGEKPFKCELCSMSFRLRSSLNRHCVVHTGKKPNNAGEYGKRFIGRLDLYKHQTIHTGEKPYSCKECGKSFRRSSYLLIHQRVHTGEKPYKCDRCGKGYITKSGLDLHHRAHTGERPYNCDDCGKSFRQASSILNHKRLHCRKKPFKCEDCGKRLVYRSYHKDQQKDRSGENPSKCEDCGKRYKRRLNLNIILSLFLNDTLSSLHTKEHPLDPVGLDPAERNHGSVGRRYVLHSGVKSSTSSVSKLERNSSRAIKSLLSLAAVSCESSQRREPLKIRGMCLP; this is encoded by the exons ATGATCAATGATCGTTTCAGGGGAAAAGAGGCCTTGGCGAAGACTGGAG GCACAGTTCTGCTTTCTCTCGAACTGCATCATTCAGGACTCTGCAAATTCCCTGAAGCAGGAGGAAAAATGACCACGTCCAAG GAGGCAGTGACCTTCAAGGATGTGGCTGTGGTCTTCACtgaggaggagctggggctgcTGGGCCCTGCCCAGAGGAGGCTGTACCGAGACGTGATGCTGGAGAACTTCAGGAACCTGCTGTCAGTGG GGCATCAACCATTCAACCGAGATACTTTCTACTTTCTAAGGGAGGAAAAGTTTTGGATGATGGATGTAGGAACCCAAAGAGAAGGGAATTCAG GTGGCAAGATCCAACTTGAAATGAAGACTGTTCCAGAAGCAGGACCACATGAAGGGTGGTCCTGGCAACAGATCTGGAAAGAAATTGCAAGTAACTCAAACAGGCCTCAAAACTCTACCATAAATAGCTCTCAGTTATTTGAACAGAGTGATGCCCATTCCCAGGATGAAGAAGAACTAGCTATGATGCACACAGGACAGAAACCTTCCGATTGTGGGAAGTGTAAACAGTCCTTCAGTGGTGTTTCCATCTTTGATCTTTCTCAGCAAATACACTCAGCAGAGAAGTCTCATTCCTGTGATGAGTGTGGAAAAAGCTTCTGTTACATCTCAGGACTTCATATTCATCAGAGAGTCCACCTGGGAGAGAAACTCTTTAAATGTGACTTGTGTGGTAAGGAATTCAGTCAGCGTTTACGTCTGCAAACTCATCAAAGAGTGCACATTGGAGAGAAACCTTTCAAATGTGAACAGTGTGGGAGAGGCTTCAGATGTAGATCAGCACTTACAGTTCATTGCAAATTACACATGGGAGAGAAACATTATAATTGTGAGGCATGTGGGAGGGCCTTCATTCACGATTTCCAGCTTCAGaaacatcagagaattcacacaggggagaagccatTCAAGTGTGAGCTATGCAGTATGAGCTTCCGTCTTAGGTCAAGTCTTAATAGGCACTGTGTGGTCCACACAGGAAAGAAACCAAACAACGCTGGGGAATATGGAAAACGCTTCATTGGTAGGCTAGATTTGTATAAGCATCAGACGatccacacaggagagaaaccatATAGTTGTAAAGAATGTGGGAAGAGCTTCAGACGGTCCTCGTATCTTTTGATCCATCAGCGAGTCCACACTGGAGAAAAGCCATACAAATGTGACAGGTGTGGGAAGGGCTACATTACTAAGTCAGGTCTTGACTTGCACCACAGAGCCCACACAGGAGAGAGACCTTATAACTGTGATGACTGTGGGAAGAGCTTTAGACAGGCCTCAAGTATTTTGAATCATAAGAGACTCCACTGTCGGAAAAAACCATTCAAATGTGAGGACTGTGGAAAGAGGCTTGTATACCGGTCATACCATAAAGACCAACAAAAAGACCGCAGTGGAGAAAACCCATCCAAATGTGAGGACTGTGGGAAGCGCTACAAGAGGCGTTTGaatcttaatataattttatcattatttttaaatgacac TCTGTCATCTCTGCACACAAAAGAACACCCACTAGACCCTGTGGGGCTGGACCCTGCAGAGAGAAACCATGGAAGTGTGGGGAGACGGTATGTGCTTCATTCAGGCGTCAAGTCTTCAACTTCATCAGTGTCCAAACTAGAG
- the LOC120360082 gene encoding uncharacterized protein LOC120360082 isoform X3 — MQSGHPGGAVTSGLRGTVLLSLELHHSGLCKFPEAGGKMTTSKEAVTFKDVAVVFTEEELGLLGPAQRRLYRDVMLENFRNLLSVGHQPFNRDTFYFLREEKFWMMDVGTQREGNSGGKIQLEMKTVPEAGPHEGWSWQQIWKEIASNSNRPQNSTINSSQLFEQSDAHSQDEEELAMMHTGQKPSDCGKCKQSFSGVSIFDLSQQIHSAEKSHSCDECGKSFCYISGLHIHQRVHLGEKLFKCDLCGKEFSQRLRLQTHQRVHIGEKPFKCEQCGRGFRCRSALTVHCKLHMGEKHYNCEACGRAFIHDFQLQKHQRIHTGEKPFKCELCSMSFRLRSSLNRHCVVHTGKKPNNAGEYGKRFIGRLDLYKHQTIHTGEKPYSCKECGKSFRRSSYLLIHQRVHTGEKPYKCDRCGKGYITKSGLDLHHRAHTGERPYNCDDCGKSFRQASSILNHKRLHCRKKPFKCEDCGKRLVYRSYHKDQQKDRSGENPSKCEDCGKRYKRRLNLNIILSLFLNDTLSSLHTKEHPLDPVGLDPAERNHGSVGRRYVLHSGVKSSTSSVSKLERNSSRAIKSLLSLAAVSCESSQRREPLKIRGMCLP; from the exons ATGCAGTCCGGACACCCTGGCGGAGCGGTTACTTCCGGTCTCCGAG GCACAGTTCTGCTTTCTCTCGAACTGCATCATTCAGGACTCTGCAAATTCCCTGAAGCAGGAGGAAAAATGACCACGTCCAAG GAGGCAGTGACCTTCAAGGATGTGGCTGTGGTCTTCACtgaggaggagctggggctgcTGGGCCCTGCCCAGAGGAGGCTGTACCGAGACGTGATGCTGGAGAACTTCAGGAACCTGCTGTCAGTGG GGCATCAACCATTCAACCGAGATACTTTCTACTTTCTAAGGGAGGAAAAGTTTTGGATGATGGATGTAGGAACCCAAAGAGAAGGGAATTCAG GTGGCAAGATCCAACTTGAAATGAAGACTGTTCCAGAAGCAGGACCACATGAAGGGTGGTCCTGGCAACAGATCTGGAAAGAAATTGCAAGTAACTCAAACAGGCCTCAAAACTCTACCATAAATAGCTCTCAGTTATTTGAACAGAGTGATGCCCATTCCCAGGATGAAGAAGAACTAGCTATGATGCACACAGGACAGAAACCTTCCGATTGTGGGAAGTGTAAACAGTCCTTCAGTGGTGTTTCCATCTTTGATCTTTCTCAGCAAATACACTCAGCAGAGAAGTCTCATTCCTGTGATGAGTGTGGAAAAAGCTTCTGTTACATCTCAGGACTTCATATTCATCAGAGAGTCCACCTGGGAGAGAAACTCTTTAAATGTGACTTGTGTGGTAAGGAATTCAGTCAGCGTTTACGTCTGCAAACTCATCAAAGAGTGCACATTGGAGAGAAACCTTTCAAATGTGAACAGTGTGGGAGAGGCTTCAGATGTAGATCAGCACTTACAGTTCATTGCAAATTACACATGGGAGAGAAACATTATAATTGTGAGGCATGTGGGAGGGCCTTCATTCACGATTTCCAGCTTCAGaaacatcagagaattcacacaggggagaagccatTCAAGTGTGAGCTATGCAGTATGAGCTTCCGTCTTAGGTCAAGTCTTAATAGGCACTGTGTGGTCCACACAGGAAAGAAACCAAACAACGCTGGGGAATATGGAAAACGCTTCATTGGTAGGCTAGATTTGTATAAGCATCAGACGatccacacaggagagaaaccatATAGTTGTAAAGAATGTGGGAAGAGCTTCAGACGGTCCTCGTATCTTTTGATCCATCAGCGAGTCCACACTGGAGAAAAGCCATACAAATGTGACAGGTGTGGGAAGGGCTACATTACTAAGTCAGGTCTTGACTTGCACCACAGAGCCCACACAGGAGAGAGACCTTATAACTGTGATGACTGTGGGAAGAGCTTTAGACAGGCCTCAAGTATTTTGAATCATAAGAGACTCCACTGTCGGAAAAAACCATTCAAATGTGAGGACTGTGGAAAGAGGCTTGTATACCGGTCATACCATAAAGACCAACAAAAAGACCGCAGTGGAGAAAACCCATCCAAATGTGAGGACTGTGGGAAGCGCTACAAGAGGCGTTTGaatcttaatataattttatcattatttttaaatgacac TCTGTCATCTCTGCACACAAAAGAACACCCACTAGACCCTGTGGGGCTGGACCCTGCAGAGAGAAACCATGGAAGTGTGGGGAGACGGTATGTGCTTCATTCAGGCGTCAAGTCTTCAACTTCATCAGTGTCCAAACTAGAG
- the LOC120360082 gene encoding uncharacterized protein LOC120360082 isoform X1 yields MIPPSFVLHHSGLRRFQKVEGKMTTFKEAVTFKDVAVVFTEEELELMDPAQRKLYRDVMLENFRSLLSVGHQPLQGDTFYFLQEEKFWMMETRSQREGNSGTVLLSLELHHSGLCKFPEAGGKMTTSKEAVTFKDVAVVFTEEELGLLGPAQRRLYRDVMLENFRNLLSVGHQPFNRDTFYFLREEKFWMMDVGTQREGNSGGKIQLEMKTVPEAGPHEGWSWQQIWKEIASNSNRPQNSTINSSQLFEQSDAHSQDEEELAMMHTGQKPSDCGKCKQSFSGVSIFDLSQQIHSAEKSHSCDECGKSFCYISGLHIHQRVHLGEKLFKCDLCGKEFSQRLRLQTHQRVHIGEKPFKCEQCGRGFRCRSALTVHCKLHMGEKHYNCEACGRAFIHDFQLQKHQRIHTGEKPFKCELCSMSFRLRSSLNRHCVVHTGKKPNNAGEYGKRFIGRLDLYKHQTIHTGEKPYSCKECGKSFRRSSYLLIHQRVHTGEKPYKCDRCGKGYITKSGLDLHHRAHTGERPYNCDDCGKSFRQASSILNHKRLHCRKKPFKCEDCGKRLVYRSYHKDQQKDRSGENPSKCEDCGKRYKRRLNLNIILSLFLNDTLSSLHTKEHPLDPVGLDPAERNHGSVGRRYVLHSGVKSSTSSVSKLERNSSRAIKSLLSLAAVSCESSQRREPLKIRGMCLP; encoded by the exons ATGATTCCACCTTCCTTCGTGCTCCATCACTCAGGACTCCGAAGATTCCAAAAAGTAGAAGGAAAGATGACCACATTCAAA GAGGCAGTGACCTTCAAGGACGTGGCTGTGGTCTTCACTGAGGAGGAGCTGGAACTGATGGACCCTGCCCAGAGGAAGCTCTACCGAgatgtgatgctggagaacttCAGGAGCCTGCTCTCagtag GGCATCAGCCATTGCAAGGAGATACTTTCTACTTCCTACAGGAAGAAAAGTTTTGGATGATGGAGACaagaagccagagagaagggaATTCAG GCACAGTTCTGCTTTCTCTCGAACTGCATCATTCAGGACTCTGCAAATTCCCTGAAGCAGGAGGAAAAATGACCACGTCCAAG GAGGCAGTGACCTTCAAGGATGTGGCTGTGGTCTTCACtgaggaggagctggggctgcTGGGCCCTGCCCAGAGGAGGCTGTACCGAGACGTGATGCTGGAGAACTTCAGGAACCTGCTGTCAGTGG GGCATCAACCATTCAACCGAGATACTTTCTACTTTCTAAGGGAGGAAAAGTTTTGGATGATGGATGTAGGAACCCAAAGAGAAGGGAATTCAG GTGGCAAGATCCAACTTGAAATGAAGACTGTTCCAGAAGCAGGACCACATGAAGGGTGGTCCTGGCAACAGATCTGGAAAGAAATTGCAAGTAACTCAAACAGGCCTCAAAACTCTACCATAAATAGCTCTCAGTTATTTGAACAGAGTGATGCCCATTCCCAGGATGAAGAAGAACTAGCTATGATGCACACAGGACAGAAACCTTCCGATTGTGGGAAGTGTAAACAGTCCTTCAGTGGTGTTTCCATCTTTGATCTTTCTCAGCAAATACACTCAGCAGAGAAGTCTCATTCCTGTGATGAGTGTGGAAAAAGCTTCTGTTACATCTCAGGACTTCATATTCATCAGAGAGTCCACCTGGGAGAGAAACTCTTTAAATGTGACTTGTGTGGTAAGGAATTCAGTCAGCGTTTACGTCTGCAAACTCATCAAAGAGTGCACATTGGAGAGAAACCTTTCAAATGTGAACAGTGTGGGAGAGGCTTCAGATGTAGATCAGCACTTACAGTTCATTGCAAATTACACATGGGAGAGAAACATTATAATTGTGAGGCATGTGGGAGGGCCTTCATTCACGATTTCCAGCTTCAGaaacatcagagaattcacacaggggagaagccatTCAAGTGTGAGCTATGCAGTATGAGCTTCCGTCTTAGGTCAAGTCTTAATAGGCACTGTGTGGTCCACACAGGAAAGAAACCAAACAACGCTGGGGAATATGGAAAACGCTTCATTGGTAGGCTAGATTTGTATAAGCATCAGACGatccacacaggagagaaaccatATAGTTGTAAAGAATGTGGGAAGAGCTTCAGACGGTCCTCGTATCTTTTGATCCATCAGCGAGTCCACACTGGAGAAAAGCCATACAAATGTGACAGGTGTGGGAAGGGCTACATTACTAAGTCAGGTCTTGACTTGCACCACAGAGCCCACACAGGAGAGAGACCTTATAACTGTGATGACTGTGGGAAGAGCTTTAGACAGGCCTCAAGTATTTTGAATCATAAGAGACTCCACTGTCGGAAAAAACCATTCAAATGTGAGGACTGTGGAAAGAGGCTTGTATACCGGTCATACCATAAAGACCAACAAAAAGACCGCAGTGGAGAAAACCCATCCAAATGTGAGGACTGTGGGAAGCGCTACAAGAGGCGTTTGaatcttaatataattttatcattatttttaaatgacac TCTGTCATCTCTGCACACAAAAGAACACCCACTAGACCCTGTGGGGCTGGACCCTGCAGAGAGAAACCATGGAAGTGTGGGGAGACGGTATGTGCTTCATTCAGGCGTCAAGTCTTCAACTTCATCAGTGTCCAAACTAGAG
- the LOC120360082 gene encoding uncharacterized protein LOC120360082 isoform X4, translating to MTTSKEAVTFKDVAVVFTEEELGLLGPAQRRLYRDVMLENFRNLLSVGHQPFNRDTFYFLREEKFWMMDVGTQREGNSGGKIQLEMKTVPEAGPHEGWSWQQIWKEIASNSNRPQNSTINSSQLFEQSDAHSQDEEELAMMHTGQKPSDCGKCKQSFSGVSIFDLSQQIHSAEKSHSCDECGKSFCYISGLHIHQRVHLGEKLFKCDLCGKEFSQRLRLQTHQRVHIGEKPFKCEQCGRGFRCRSALTVHCKLHMGEKHYNCEACGRAFIHDFQLQKHQRIHTGEKPFKCELCSMSFRLRSSLNRHCVVHTGKKPNNAGEYGKRFIGRLDLYKHQTIHTGEKPYSCKECGKSFRRSSYLLIHQRVHTGEKPYKCDRCGKGYITKSGLDLHHRAHTGERPYNCDDCGKSFRQASSILNHKRLHCRKKPFKCEDCGKRLVYRSYHKDQQKDRSGENPSKCEDCGKRYKRRLNLNIILSLFLNDTLSSLHTKEHPLDPVGLDPAERNHGSVGRRYVLHSGVKSSTSSVSKLERNSSRAIKSLLSLAAVSCESSQRREPLKIRGMCLP from the exons ATGACCACGTCCAAG GAGGCAGTGACCTTCAAGGATGTGGCTGTGGTCTTCACtgaggaggagctggggctgcTGGGCCCTGCCCAGAGGAGGCTGTACCGAGACGTGATGCTGGAGAACTTCAGGAACCTGCTGTCAGTGG GGCATCAACCATTCAACCGAGATACTTTCTACTTTCTAAGGGAGGAAAAGTTTTGGATGATGGATGTAGGAACCCAAAGAGAAGGGAATTCAG GTGGCAAGATCCAACTTGAAATGAAGACTGTTCCAGAAGCAGGACCACATGAAGGGTGGTCCTGGCAACAGATCTGGAAAGAAATTGCAAGTAACTCAAACAGGCCTCAAAACTCTACCATAAATAGCTCTCAGTTATTTGAACAGAGTGATGCCCATTCCCAGGATGAAGAAGAACTAGCTATGATGCACACAGGACAGAAACCTTCCGATTGTGGGAAGTGTAAACAGTCCTTCAGTGGTGTTTCCATCTTTGATCTTTCTCAGCAAATACACTCAGCAGAGAAGTCTCATTCCTGTGATGAGTGTGGAAAAAGCTTCTGTTACATCTCAGGACTTCATATTCATCAGAGAGTCCACCTGGGAGAGAAACTCTTTAAATGTGACTTGTGTGGTAAGGAATTCAGTCAGCGTTTACGTCTGCAAACTCATCAAAGAGTGCACATTGGAGAGAAACCTTTCAAATGTGAACAGTGTGGGAGAGGCTTCAGATGTAGATCAGCACTTACAGTTCATTGCAAATTACACATGGGAGAGAAACATTATAATTGTGAGGCATGTGGGAGGGCCTTCATTCACGATTTCCAGCTTCAGaaacatcagagaattcacacaggggagaagccatTCAAGTGTGAGCTATGCAGTATGAGCTTCCGTCTTAGGTCAAGTCTTAATAGGCACTGTGTGGTCCACACAGGAAAGAAACCAAACAACGCTGGGGAATATGGAAAACGCTTCATTGGTAGGCTAGATTTGTATAAGCATCAGACGatccacacaggagagaaaccatATAGTTGTAAAGAATGTGGGAAGAGCTTCAGACGGTCCTCGTATCTTTTGATCCATCAGCGAGTCCACACTGGAGAAAAGCCATACAAATGTGACAGGTGTGGGAAGGGCTACATTACTAAGTCAGGTCTTGACTTGCACCACAGAGCCCACACAGGAGAGAGACCTTATAACTGTGATGACTGTGGGAAGAGCTTTAGACAGGCCTCAAGTATTTTGAATCATAAGAGACTCCACTGTCGGAAAAAACCATTCAAATGTGAGGACTGTGGAAAGAGGCTTGTATACCGGTCATACCATAAAGACCAACAAAAAGACCGCAGTGGAGAAAACCCATCCAAATGTGAGGACTGTGGGAAGCGCTACAAGAGGCGTTTGaatcttaatataattttatcattatttttaaatgacac TCTGTCATCTCTGCACACAAAAGAACACCCACTAGACCCTGTGGGGCTGGACCCTGCAGAGAGAAACCATGGAAGTGTGGGGAGACGGTATGTGCTTCATTCAGGCGTCAAGTCTTCAACTTCATCAGTGTCCAAACTAGAG
- the LOC120360082 gene encoding uncharacterized protein LOC120360082 isoform X7: MAGGRIQTETATVPEARTHEEFSCQKIWEQISSDLTKSQDSTINDSQLFEQDDSPSQTEARLSTLHTREKRRGGKCKQSFSDLSIFDLPQQLYSGEKSHTCDECGKSFCYISALHIHQRVHMGEKCYKCDVCGKEFSQSSHLQTHQKVHTGEKPFKCEQCGKGFGCRSALKVHCKLHTREKPYNCEKCGKAFMHNFQLQKHQRIHTGEKPFKCEICGKSFCLRSSLNRHCMVHTAEKLYKSEEYGKRFIDRLDLHKHQMIHRGQKPYHCKECGKSFKWSSYLLVHQRVHTGEKPYKCQECGKSYISKSGLDFHHRTHTGERSYNCDDCGKSFRHASSILNHKKLHCRRKPLKCEDCGKRLVHQSHCKDQQRDHSGENPSKCEDCWKRYKRRLNLDIILSLFLNDI; encoded by the exons ATGGCAG GAGGTAGGATTCAAACGGAGACAGCAACTGTTCCAGAAGCAAGAACACATGAAGAATTTTCCTGCCAGAAAATTTGGGAACAAATTTCAAGTGACTTAACCAAGTCTCAAGATTCCACCATAAATGACTCTCAGTTATTTGAACAAGATGACAGCCCCTCCCAGACTGAGGCAAGACTATCTACACTTCACACAAGAGAAAAACGTAGGGGTGGAAAGTGTAAACAATCCTTCAGTGATCTTTCCATCTTTGATCTTCCTCAGCAGTTATACTCAGGAGAGAAGTCTCATACATGTGATGAGTGTGGAAAAAGCTTCTGTTACATCTCAGCTCTTCATATTCATCAGAGGGTCCACATGGGAGAGAAATGCTATaagtgtgatgtgtgtggtaaGGAATTCAGTCAGAGTTCACATCTGCAAACTCATCAAAAAgtccacactggagagaaaccattcAAATGTGAGCAATGTGGGAAAGGTTTCGGATGTAGATCAGCCCTTAAAGTTCATTGCAAATTACACACAAGAGAGAAACCTTATAATTGTGAAaaatgtgggaaggccttcatGCACAATTTCCAGCTTCAGAAACaccagagaattcatactggggAGAAGCCATTCAAATGTGAAATATGTGGTAAGAGCTTCTGTCTTAGGTCAAGTCTTAATAGGCATTGCATGGTCCACACAGCAGAGAAACTGTACAAATCTGAGGAGTATGGAAAACGTTTCATTGATAGGCTAGATTTGCATAAGCATCAAATGATTCACAGAGGACAGAAACCATACCATTGTAAAGAATGTGGGAAGAGCTTCAAATGGTCGTCATACCTTTTGGTCCATCAACGAGTCCACACTGGAGAAAAGCCATACAAATGTCAGGAATGTGGGAAGAGCTACATTAGTAAGTCAGGTCTTGACTTCCACCACAGAACTCACACGGGAGAGAGATCTTATAATTGTGATGACTGTGGGAAAAGCTTTAGACATGCTTCTAGTATTTTGAATCATAAGAAACTCCACTGCCGAAGAAAACCATTGAAATGTGAGGACTGTGGAAAGAGGCTTGTACACCAGTCACACTGTAAAGACCAACAGAGAGACCACAGTGGAGAAAACCCATCCAAATGTGAGGACTGCTGGAAGCGCTACAAGAGGCGTTTGAATCTggatataattttatcattatttttaaatgacatataa
- the LOC120360082 gene encoding uncharacterized protein LOC120360082 isoform X5 — MIPPSFVLHHSGLRRFQKVEGKMTTFKEAVTFKDVAVVFTEEELELMDPAQRKLYRDVMLENFRSLLSVGHQPLQGDTFYFLQEEKFWMMETRSQREGNSGGRIQTETATVPEARTHEEFSCQKIWEQISSDLTKSQDSTINDSQLFEQDDSPSQTEARLSTLHTREKRRGGKCKQSFSDLSIFDLPQQLYSGEKSHTCDECGKSFCYISALHIHQRVHMGEKCYKCDVCGKEFSQSSHLQTHQKVHTGEKPFKCEQCGKGFGCRSALKVHCKLHTREKPYNCEKCGKAFMHNFQLQKHQRIHTGEKPFKCEICGKSFCLRSSLNRHCMVHTAEKLYKSEEYGKRFIDRLDLHKHQMIHRGQKPYHCKECGKSFKWSSYLLVHQRVHTGEKPYKCQECGKSYISKSGLDFHHRTHTGERSYNCDDCGKSFRHASSILNHKKLHCRRKPLKCEDCGKRLVHQSHCKDQQRDHSGENPSKCEDCWKRYKRRLNLDIILSLFLNDI; from the exons ATGATTCCACCTTCCTTCGTGCTCCATCACTCAGGACTCCGAAGATTCCAAAAAGTAGAAGGAAAGATGACCACATTCAAA GAGGCAGTGACCTTCAAGGACGTGGCTGTGGTCTTCACTGAGGAGGAGCTGGAACTGATGGACCCTGCCCAGAGGAAGCTCTACCGAgatgtgatgctggagaacttCAGGAGCCTGCTCTCagtag GGCATCAGCCATTGCAAGGAGATACTTTCTACTTCCTACAGGAAGAAAAGTTTTGGATGATGGAGACaagaagccagagagaagggaATTCAG GAGGTAGGATTCAAACGGAGACAGCAACTGTTCCAGAAGCAAGAACACATGAAGAATTTTCCTGCCAGAAAATTTGGGAACAAATTTCAAGTGACTTAACCAAGTCTCAAGATTCCACCATAAATGACTCTCAGTTATTTGAACAAGATGACAGCCCCTCCCAGACTGAGGCAAGACTATCTACACTTCACACAAGAGAAAAACGTAGGGGTGGAAAGTGTAAACAATCCTTCAGTGATCTTTCCATCTTTGATCTTCCTCAGCAGTTATACTCAGGAGAGAAGTCTCATACATGTGATGAGTGTGGAAAAAGCTTCTGTTACATCTCAGCTCTTCATATTCATCAGAGGGTCCACATGGGAGAGAAATGCTATaagtgtgatgtgtgtggtaaGGAATTCAGTCAGAGTTCACATCTGCAAACTCATCAAAAAgtccacactggagagaaaccattcAAATGTGAGCAATGTGGGAAAGGTTTCGGATGTAGATCAGCCCTTAAAGTTCATTGCAAATTACACACAAGAGAGAAACCTTATAATTGTGAAaaatgtgggaaggccttcatGCACAATTTCCAGCTTCAGAAACaccagagaattcatactggggAGAAGCCATTCAAATGTGAAATATGTGGTAAGAGCTTCTGTCTTAGGTCAAGTCTTAATAGGCATTGCATGGTCCACACAGCAGAGAAACTGTACAAATCTGAGGAGTATGGAAAACGTTTCATTGATAGGCTAGATTTGCATAAGCATCAAATGATTCACAGAGGACAGAAACCATACCATTGTAAAGAATGTGGGAAGAGCTTCAAATGGTCGTCATACCTTTTGGTCCATCAACGAGTCCACACTGGAGAAAAGCCATACAAATGTCAGGAATGTGGGAAGAGCTACATTAGTAAGTCAGGTCTTGACTTCCACCACAGAACTCACACGGGAGAGAGATCTTATAATTGTGATGACTGTGGGAAAAGCTTTAGACATGCTTCTAGTATTTTGAATCATAAGAAACTCCACTGCCGAAGAAAACCATTGAAATGTGAGGACTGTGGAAAGAGGCTTGTACACCAGTCACACTGTAAAGACCAACAGAGAGACCACAGTGGAGAAAACCCATCCAAATGTGAGGACTGCTGGAAGCGCTACAAGAGGCGTTTGAATCTggatataattttatcattatttttaaatgacatataa